One Janthinobacterium sp. TB1-E2 genomic region harbors:
- a CDS encoding LacI family DNA-binding transcriptional regulator, with protein MTNKNPTLSDVARASGVHFSTVSRVMNPATRQMVSAEVAARVLAEAGRLGYRPNRAASTLVTRKSRIIGVVLPDITNAVFPPILLGIEEGLRKHGYLAIVANVGADEEEQLFVINRLLGQQVDGLILATARRDDPVIKMCIDQNVPVVTVNRSDENGVASCVVSDDVVGMRLAVEHLLALGHRHIAHIAGPENLSTGHVRRLGFLAAIQASELAPSQAFVFESSGYSRECGKAALLELLSQSPQTTAVVTGSDLVALGCYDAIRELGLSCPEDISVVGHNDMPYMDMIRPPLTTIRIRHHGIGTEAARLILQTIASPDSPVLDVRLKPELVVRESTAAPRA; from the coding sequence ATGACAAACAAGAACCCCACCTTAAGTGACGTTGCGCGGGCCAGCGGCGTACACTTTTCCACCGTATCGCGCGTGATGAACCCGGCAACGCGGCAAATGGTCAGCGCCGAGGTGGCCGCGCGCGTGCTGGCCGAGGCGGGCCGGCTCGGCTACCGGCCCAACCGCGCCGCCTCCACCTTGGTTACGCGCAAGTCGCGCATCATCGGCGTGGTCTTGCCCGACATTACCAACGCGGTTTTCCCGCCGATTCTGCTGGGCATCGAAGAAGGCTTGCGCAAACATGGCTACCTGGCCATCGTCGCCAATGTGGGCGCCGACGAGGAAGAACAGCTGTTCGTCATCAATCGCCTGCTGGGGCAGCAGGTCGATGGCCTGATCCTGGCCACGGCGCGCCGCGACGATCCCGTCATCAAGATGTGCATCGACCAGAACGTGCCTGTCGTGACCGTCAACCGCAGCGATGAAAACGGCGTGGCGTCCTGCGTCGTCAGCGACGACGTGGTCGGCATGCGCCTGGCCGTCGAGCACTTGCTGGCGCTGGGCCACCGTCATATCGCGCACATCGCGGGCCCGGAAAATTTGTCTACCGGCCACGTGCGCCGCCTCGGTTTTCTGGCCGCCATCCAGGCCAGCGAACTCGCTCCTTCGCAAGCGTTCGTCTTTGAAAGCAGCGGCTATTCGCGCGAATGCGGCAAGGCGGCCCTGCTGGAACTGCTGAGCCAGTCGCCGCAAACGACGGCCGTGGTGACGGGCAGCGACCTGGTGGCCCTCGGCTGCTACGACGCCATCCGCGAACTGGGCTTGAGCTGCCCCGAAGATATTTCCGTCGTGGGCCACAACGACATGCCGTACATGGACATGATCCGCCCGCCTCTCACCACCATCCGCATCCGCCACCACGGCATCGGCACGGAAGCGGCCCGGCTGATCCTGCAAACCATCGCCTCGCCCGATTCCCCGGTGCTCGACGTGCGCCTGAAACCCGAACTGGTGGTGCGCGAATCGACGGCCGCGCCACGCGCCTGA
- a CDS encoding O-antigen ligase family protein, whose amino-acid sequence MLGLTSVCVFLFSALALAVNSGYSLGALVLLLASSWLLWKRPRLNLQRRDYLLLGTLLLYFAIFTANMLYHGDPARELDMPLRALLAVPVLLLLIAYPPRPEAWWSGLAIGAIAGAALAATQFIPSSPFRPQAATSNAIHYGNVSMLFGMLSLCGLEWAIKQRHRIAWSVLLLVGGLIGIFGSVISGSRGGWLALPVCGCIFVVHYARTRGKRYMTGLLAVLLAVAVLSYAVPNSPVLERTTDAVEDLKKFEGSDNVSTSVGQRLEMWRTALTLSEDHIWLGMGRNGYLDAKKELSTKGKMSEIVLHYTNAHNDYIDSLVKRGIFGLLALLLLFLLPLTLFACALLRSTVAAYPFALAGVMLCTCYMIFGLTTSSLTLNIGIIMLVFPMVILWAMLRQQERTA is encoded by the coding sequence ATGCTCGGCCTGACCTCTGTTTGTGTTTTTCTCTTTTCGGCATTGGCGCTGGCTGTCAACAGCGGATATTCCCTTGGCGCACTGGTGCTGCTGCTGGCCAGCAGCTGGCTGTTATGGAAACGCCCCCGTCTGAATCTGCAGCGGCGCGATTATCTGCTGCTGGGCACCCTGCTGCTGTACTTCGCCATCTTCACCGCCAATATGCTGTATCACGGCGATCCGGCACGCGAACTCGACATGCCCCTGCGGGCATTGCTGGCGGTGCCCGTGCTGCTGCTGCTGATTGCGTATCCGCCGAGGCCAGAGGCTTGGTGGAGCGGTTTGGCAATCGGTGCTATCGCGGGCGCGGCCTTAGCGGCCACACAATTTATTCCAAGTAGCCCCTTCCGGCCACAGGCCGCCACCAGCAACGCTATTCATTATGGCAATGTCAGCATGCTGTTTGGCATGCTATCGCTATGTGGGCTCGAATGGGCCATCAAACAGCGTCACCGAATCGCCTGGAGCGTATTACTGCTGGTCGGCGGCCTCATCGGAATTTTCGGTTCTGTTATCAGCGGCAGCCGCGGTGGCTGGCTGGCGCTGCCTGTCTGCGGATGCATATTTGTCGTCCACTATGCGAGAACACGCGGCAAGCGCTATATGACTGGACTGCTGGCAGTGCTACTGGCCGTGGCTGTATTGTCCTATGCAGTGCCCAATTCACCTGTACTTGAGCGAACGACAGATGCCGTAGAAGATTTGAAAAAATTTGAAGGGAGTGACAACGTCAGCACATCCGTCGGCCAAAGGCTGGAAATGTGGCGTACCGCACTAACTTTATCGGAGGACCATATATGGCTCGGCATGGGACGTAACGGCTATTTAGATGCAAAGAAAGAGCTGTCAACAAAAGGAAAAATGAGCGAAATCGTGTTGCATTACACAAATGCGCATAACGATTACATAGACTCCTTGGTCAAACGTGGCATCTTCGGCTTGCTGGCCCTACTGCTGCTATTCCTGCTGCCATTGACCCTGTTTGCGTGCGCCTTGCTGCGCAGCACCGTTGCAGCCTACCCATTTGCGCTGGCTGGCGTGATGCTGTGCACTTGCTATATGATTTTCGGTCTGACGACGAGCTCACTTACCCTGAATATCGGCATCATCATGCTGGTCTTCCCGATGGTGATACTGTGGGCCATGCTGCGCCAGCAAGAGCGCACTGCTTGA
- the msbA gene encoding lipid A export permease/ATP-binding protein MsbA: MLTPDLKRLTALHAPYKKHLALALLAMVVTAATEPLLPYALKLLLDNGFGGKVSFSFWLVPLIVIGIFAMRGASTFASSYLMSYVSTRILNELRRRMFASMLNLPIDFYNTHTVGKVINSIMFEVQQIIEMVTKVFTSIVRSSLTVLGLLAWLLYLNWVLTLVTLVLLPLLTIVVRTTGKRLKKLNRDSLAVNAELTQVIEETTRAQQVIKIFGGQNYEKARFEERAEQLRRYSMRMTTTFSATVPITQVITAAAVALVIVMALFQSEQGQITVGGFVSFITAMLMLLTPLKQLAEVNGPLQRGMAAAEEVFQLIDKTPERTGGKPLAGRSNGRIEFKDVSFAYPGHPEPALQHIDLSIAPGQTVAFVGMSGGGKSTLVSLLPGFYSASSGEILLDGQNIDTIALTSLRSQIAMVSQQVVLFDDTLAANIAYGDAAPDRQRVEAAAAAAFLSDVIDGLPDGLETRLGDNGSRLSGGQRQRVAIARAIYKDAPILILDEATSALDTEAERAVQAALEHLMQGKTTLVIAHRLSTIERADRIVVLSHGKIRETGSHQQLLDANGAYANLHRLQFSQQVV; this comes from the coding sequence ATGCTGACGCCAGACCTGAAGCGCCTCACCGCGCTGCACGCGCCCTATAAGAAACATTTGGCTCTGGCCCTGCTGGCGATGGTCGTCACGGCGGCCACGGAGCCGCTGCTGCCGTATGCGCTCAAGTTGCTGCTCGACAATGGTTTTGGCGGCAAGGTGAGTTTTTCCTTCTGGCTCGTGCCGCTGATCGTCATCGGCATCTTTGCCATGCGCGGCGCCTCGACGTTTGCCAGCAGCTACCTGATGAGCTATGTCTCCACGCGCATCCTCAACGAATTGCGGCGCCGGATGTTTGCCAGCATGCTGAATCTGCCCATCGACTTCTACAACACGCACACGGTGGGCAAAGTCATCAACTCCATCATGTTCGAAGTGCAGCAGATCATCGAAATGGTGACCAAGGTATTTACCTCGATCGTGCGCTCCTCGCTCACGGTGCTGGGCCTGCTGGCATGGCTGCTGTACCTGAACTGGGTGCTGACCCTGGTGACCCTGGTGCTGCTGCCCCTGCTGACCATCGTCGTGCGCACCACGGGCAAGCGCCTGAAAAAACTCAACCGCGACTCGCTGGCCGTCAATGCCGAGCTGACCCAGGTCATCGAGGAAACCACGCGCGCCCAGCAAGTGATCAAGATCTTCGGCGGCCAGAACTACGAGAAAGCGCGCTTTGAAGAGCGCGCCGAACAATTGCGCCGCTACAGCATGCGCATGACGACGACCTTTTCCGCCACCGTGCCCATCACGCAGGTAATCACGGCCGCGGCCGTGGCCCTGGTCATCGTGATGGCCCTGTTCCAGTCGGAACAGGGGCAGATCACGGTCGGCGGCTTCGTTTCCTTCATCACGGCCATGCTGATGCTGCTGACGCCCTTAAAGCAGCTGGCCGAAGTCAACGGCCCCCTGCAGCGCGGCATGGCCGCCGCCGAGGAAGTCTTCCAGCTGATCGACAAGACACCGGAACGCACGGGCGGCAAGCCGCTCGCTGGCCGCAGCAACGGCCGCATCGAGTTCAAGGACGTGAGCTTCGCCTACCCCGGACATCCGGAGCCGGCCCTGCAACATATCGACCTGAGTATCGCGCCCGGACAAACGGTCGCCTTTGTGGGCATGTCCGGCGGCGGCAAATCGACGCTGGTCAGCCTCCTGCCCGGCTTTTACTCGGCCAGCAGCGGTGAAATCTTGCTCGATGGACAGAATATCGATACCATCGCCCTGACCAGCCTGCGCAGCCAGATCGCCATGGTCAGCCAGCAGGTGGTGTTGTTCGACGATACCCTGGCCGCCAACATCGCGTATGGCGATGCGGCCCCGGACCGGCAGCGCGTCGAAGCGGCCGCCGCGGCCGCCTTTCTGTCGGACGTCATCGACGGTTTGCCCGACGGCCTGGAAACGCGCCTGGGCGATAACGGTTCGCGCCTGTCCGGCGGCCAGCGCCAGCGCGTGGCCATCGCCCGCGCGATCTACAAGGATGCGCCCATCCTGATCCTCGATGAAGCCACCTCGGCACTGGATACGGAGGCGGAACGGGCCGTGCAAGCGGCACTGGAGCACCTTATGCAAGGAAAAACCACCTTAGTTATTGCTCATCGGCTATCAACAATTGAACGTGCGGACCGTATCGTGGTATTGTCACATGGGAAAATAAGGGAAACCGGCAGTCACCAGCAATTATTGGATGCCAACGGCGCGTATGCCAATCTCCATCGCCTGCAATTTTCCCAGCAAGTGGTATGA
- a CDS encoding glycosyltransferase family 9 protein, translating to MTPLIPAELLQKSEKILFIAHLALGDFTYLQNGFRAFAAAYPHIQIHLWVDEVRRTSDAKQWESLRTYSLYDWVEQSGLFSKVYRKTYSPALYEESLREAKAEHYPVVVSLAHVRPQQYADLARAISPHGLVIGTRKPFSPLRPWHYLAYRKIDAVLASYAGQDAGEHHISSVYADWFHQLTGLDIPVAERYPFVHIPEQALQQAKEQLASWGFAPRQGPLVLLNPFAKSHKRGWPLERIAELIARMQAMPKWKNACFLINAMPQELAKVNAVVQAHNLPRTQAFSAVDNFFQLPAMLAQCDLIISVETSIMHLANAVHVPVVALMRKKNPEWAPFDSANSTVITVARRSDWVKAISSDQVLQTIA from the coding sequence ATGACGCCTTTGATTCCCGCCGAACTTCTACAAAAGTCGGAGAAAATTCTGTTCATCGCCCATCTGGCGCTGGGAGACTTTACCTACCTGCAAAACGGTTTCCGCGCCTTTGCCGCGGCTTACCCGCATATCCAGATCCATCTGTGGGTCGACGAAGTACGGCGCACGTCAGACGCCAAACAATGGGAAAGCTTGCGCACCTATTCGCTGTACGACTGGGTCGAACAGTCGGGCCTGTTTTCCAAGGTGTACCGCAAGACCTACAGCCCCGCGCTGTACGAAGAGTCACTGCGCGAAGCCAAGGCGGAGCACTATCCTGTGGTCGTGTCGCTGGCCCACGTACGGCCGCAGCAATATGCGGACCTTGCCCGCGCAATCAGCCCGCACGGGCTCGTGATCGGTACGCGCAAGCCGTTCAGTCCGCTTCGCCCCTGGCATTATCTGGCGTACCGCAAGATCGATGCCGTGCTGGCCTCGTATGCGGGACAGGATGCCGGCGAACACCATATCAGCAGCGTGTATGCGGACTGGTTCCATCAATTGACGGGACTCGACATTCCCGTGGCCGAACGCTATCCCTTCGTGCACATTCCCGAGCAAGCGCTGCAGCAGGCAAAGGAGCAACTGGCCAGCTGGGGCTTTGCCCCGCGCCAGGGTCCGCTCGTGCTCTTGAATCCGTTTGCCAAGTCGCACAAGCGTGGCTGGCCCCTGGAACGCATTGCCGAGCTGATCGCGCGCATGCAAGCAATGCCGAAGTGGAAAAATGCCTGCTTCCTGATCAATGCCATGCCGCAGGAACTGGCCAAGGTGAATGCCGTCGTGCAGGCGCACAATTTGCCGCGCACGCAGGCCTTCAGTGCCGTCGACAACTTTTTCCAGTTGCCGGCCATGCTGGCGCAATGCGACCTGATTATTTCGGTGGAAACATCGATCATGCATCTGGCGAACGCCGTGCATGTGCCCGTGGTGGCATTGATGCGCAAGAAGAATCCGGAATGGGCTCCCTTTGACAGCGCCAACAGCACCGTCATCACGGTGGCGCGGCGCAGCGACTGGGTCAAAGCGATTTCAAGCGATCAGGTATTGCAGACCATCGCCTAG